DNA from Cynocephalus volans isolate mCynVol1 chromosome 2, mCynVol1.pri, whole genome shotgun sequence:
AGGGGCCAAGCCCTGCCATAGGGGAGAAAGAGAAGCCAGGCTGAGGGTGCAGCAATAAGCATGAACCTATGAAGGGGTTTGGCAGAGCCCCCAGGGACCACCTGTTCCTCAGCCTCGCCCTGCCTGCCACCACCAGCTCCTACTCAGCCATTCCTGaacagaggaaagcagagaaggGCCGGCATCCTCCCAGAACCATTTGGCATTCTCCACCTGGATTTGGAGCCCAGTACTGCAGCCGTCATTCACAGCATCACAGTTAGGCCCCTGCTTGTGGAAGGGCTCATTGGTAGAGCAGCTCCTCTCCATGCTGGTAGCAGCTCACACTTTGAGCCTGACCATGTGCCAGGCCTGGTGCTGGGTGCTTTCCATGGCATTTCATTGCCACCAGCCACCTCGGTAGGCAGGTACAATGGCCCTGTTTTGCTGACTAAGGTTCAGTGTGATTAGTTGACAGAGGCCGGATTCAAACCAGGCCTGGCTGGCACCACAGTGTCCGTGCTCCTAACTGCAGTGTCCCCCGCTTCAGAAAGCAGGGTATTGAATATACcagacccccacccctcccatctgATTTGTCCTGGTCAACAGCAGCCCAGGCCATCCTCTCCCTCACCCAGTCCTGCCCTGGCCCTTCCCTGAAGAACCCTGTCCTCCTGCCCTGGTTACAGCAAGCTTCCAATAAGGCTTGTCCCTTACTAGTCGTGTCACACaatttttctctctcagctccaagACCCTATACACTGGGTCTCCCCAATCCCAGGGGTTGCCAGGCCTGTCTTGTGCTGCACCAGGGGTGCACTTGTGGGGCCTGTGCCCAAGACCCCTGCCAGCACTCTGCTCACTGTGTCTTTGCTCCCTCAGGCACCCCTCTGCAATGGCAGCATGGTGTGGAGTGTCAACTGGACAGCTGGCATGGTAAGGCCCCTCAGGCGCTGGTGGGGGAGGTGGCAGAGGCCAGTCTCCTCAGCCTCACTCTCATGGCTGCGGGCTCCAAAAGCTACCCTCTCCTCCCTGATAATCCAGGCTCTTCCTATCACTCAGACCCACCTCCACCAGGCCTCTCAGCCCCCCTCCTCCAGTAAACTCACTGCAGGCAGCTGCCCAGAGCAGGCCTGACACCTCGGTGGTCTCCTCCCAGCAGTACTGTGCAGCCCTGGAGTCCCTGCTCAACATCTCCAGCTGCGGTGCCATCCAGAAGACCCAGAGGATGCTGAAAGGACTCTGCACTCACGCGGGCTCAGCCAGGGTAAGGCTCCCCCGACGTCTCACCCCACATGCAATCTCACCAGCATGAGGCTCACCCTGGGAGCTCCAGGGGACCCTGGATGAGCATCTGAGGCGTGTGTCCACATGGGGGTATGTCTGCTGCCGCAGCAGGGACATGGCCTCTGAGATTTACAGGACCTGGGCTCAAGAGCTCCTGACTCTTacgtgagcctcagtttccacatctgtaaaacatGGGTCATAACTGTATCCACCTCATGGGGacttttgtgaggattaaacatgATGGTCCCTGGAAAGCCCCGGCAGAGGCTGGTGGTTCTTGCCTCTGGCGTCCCACTAACTTGCCGTTTTCTCTTTGTCCTGCCGTAGGTTTCCAGCTTGCACACCCGAGACACCAAAATTGAAGTGGACAAGTTTGTAAAGGACCTGCTCAGACATTTAAGGAAAATTTATCACCACAATTAGCCAATTGAAGCACGAAAAGCAGCATCATTATCTGCAGAGTCAAGTCCTGATTATTTAAGTTGCAGATTCATTTTCCTTTCAGATGCCAGAAATTTCTTGGAGAGGTGGGGGAAAGAGTAGGGAGGGGGTAAGCATTCCTTAGTTTAGATTCAGCCTGTGCTGCCTGCCTTCAGCCCAGACGACCCAGCCTGCCCCTTGCCTTGGTGCCAGGGCTCAGCCCAGTGGGCCCCTCATCCAGAGCTCCAAGCTCGGTGCAGAGGGTGGAAGACATTGCCCGATGCCCCCTCTCTGTCCTTAGAGGAAACTGTAGCATTATGGTGGGGGCTGCCCTCGCCAGACATGTGGTGGGAGAGGAACCTGCTTCACGCAGGGGCAATTGAGGCAGAGGGCAGCTCAGACACATTTCTTCTTGGTCTTATTTATTATTGTGTGTTATTTAAACAAGTGTTTGTCAGTGTCAGGGACAGGGGGAGACTGTTGCTGCTGGAACTTGGAGCCGAGGGCCTGGGACGTGGGGCTCCAGCACTAAAGCAGTGAGCACTGGGAGTCCCTGTAATACGTACTGTGTACAAACTCTGCTACCTCACTGGGGTCCTCATCCGaggcaggggacaggggagggcgAGAGCAACGCTCCTGTCCACCAGCCATCAGCCAGCCCTCAGCCAAGAAgtaatttattgtttttccttGTATTTAAAGTTAACTATTAAATATATTAGCAAAGAAGTAATATATAGAAGGGGGGAGGGGTCATTGAACAAGTTGTTTCATGGACTGTGTCAAACTGGGAGCCAGAAATAAAGATGGTGACAAATAGGCCTGATGGTGTTTGCCTTTTATTTTGGTGTTTGGGGAGGCTGGTCTGTGGTCTCACAGCTCTGAGGGGCTGTGTGGGTGGCAGGCTGGCCAACAAAGCATGAGGCCAGGGGGCATGAGGGACAAGACCTGGGCTGAAAGAAGGTCAGCCCCTGGGTGTGGGGGACCATGACCTGGAGGAAGCCCCTACCCTCTGCTCAGGTTCAAGGGGTATCTGGAGCAGGTGGAGACCTGGGAAGTCATCTCACGGTCACAGCTCCTGACGAGTAGCCATGTGTGTCTGGAACTACCTACACACTTTCGTGTCTCTCTCATGGCTCAGAGAGGGGAggcagcttgcccaaggtcacactgctgaTAAGGAGAAAAGTCAGGATTCGAACCCAAAGCCCACACACTTAGCCACCTTTCCTCTATCTGTCCAAGTGTCATCCGGCATGaatatactatttccctttaTAATACTGTTATTGACCCATTTGGGCACCTGCCACTGATGGGGAGCTCACTACCTTCTCTCTAGGGACAGCCATTCGATTTCTGGACATCTCTCATTATTAGGGAGGGTACACTCACCACCTCTGTGAACAAAGATGTAGAATGTATAAGCTGATTGTGGCCTCTGGATCTTGGAAGGACTGAGGTGGAGAGGTGAGGTGGAAGGGTGCTGGCTACTGCATTGCTCAGAGCAGGTCTTTTTGCTTCTCCCTTGACCCAGGCAGCAGCTGGAGCACCAGAACCAGTGGGCCTTAGCGAGCCACAGCTAAAGGTTGTGCCCATCAACAAGGGTTTGCACTGTGAACTTCTGGAAGTGCCCAGAACAGAGGGTGGCTCCAGAAGGATGGATGCCTTTGCTGTGTGGTGGGTTATTAGTGACAAGTTTCAAACTCTGAGTGACAGGCAGGCACCCTCCCTGGGGAGCCCAGAGCCCTGTGGGAACACCATGGTGATGCTCAGGAGTCAACGAAGGCAGCCACCCATGAGCGGTGCGAGCTTGCAGCTGTGCGTCATTCAAGCAACAGCGAGGACATGGCAAGGACTTGGCCAGAGGGTCGGTGCCTGTGGCTGGCTCCTCAGGAACCACTCACTTCCACCTCCTCAGCTCACTGTCACCCACAGAGAGGCAAGGCAGCAAGCCAAGACTGACTGCCAGGGAGCTGGGGATGCTCAGCCCAGAGAAGAGAAGATTTGGGGAAGGGCACAGGAGCTGAGTCTCTAGCAGGCTGTCCAGGGCAGGGGATGGGACAGGTCGTCTGTGGTGCCAGGGGGGTCACAGAACCTGTTAAGTCCCTAACCATTGGCTGAGGACCATCTGCAGTCCGGCACTGCCCCAGCCATCTGGGCAAGGGATGACCATGACAGCACATGTACTCAACATCTGGCACCAGAAGGAACTCTTGAACAAAAGGGGAGGGTCTGGAGGAGGCTGCTCTCCCCAGCAGGGCCTGCCCTCAGGAGGTGAGTGAGCAACTGCCCTCCTGGGAGGATGCGGGAAGTCAGGATCTCTGCA
Protein-coding regions in this window:
- the IL13 gene encoding interleukin-13 translates to MALWLTVVIALTCLGGLASPGPLPPSTALKEVIEELINITQNQKAPLCNGSMVWSVNWTAGMYCAALESLLNISSCGAIQKTQRMLKGLCTHAGSARVSSLHTRDTKIEVDKFVKDLLRHLRKIYHHN